GCCAGTGCACCCCGGTGCTGGAAGGCGAGACGCCGGAGACCGCCCCCTGGCTGGACTTCACCTCCGGCTATGTCCAGAGGTCGATCGGCGAGTTCCCGAAACAGGGGGTCACCGCCCCCTGGCGGCTCCACCAGAACTACGCCCTGGACCTGGCCGCCCTGCGGTTCTCGGGTCTTGAGGACGGCGTGATGCGCTTTTCCAACCCCGTCGCCCGGGCGCGCCAGGCGGCCTGACCTGGCTAACCGGCGAGCCGGACCTGGCCGCCGAAAAGGTCTAGATCCAGGCGTACGTCATCTCCGCCGGACTTGCCCATCAGGACGGCGGCCATTCCGCCCGCCGCTTCGACGGGGGACAGGACCCCGTGTCGGGCCAGGGTGACCAGGAGGCTCGGCGCCTTGGCGGCCGTCACGGAAAGGCGTCCTTCCAGACGGCCCTCGGGTCCCGCCTTCAGGCCCGGCGAAGCCAGGGACAGGCGGGCCGGTCCCGCCGTCACCCCGGCCTCGCGAAGTTCAAGGCGTCCGCCCTTGGCGCCCCAGGCCGCGAGGGCCGGGGCCGTGCCTGCGCCCCGCAGCGCCGAGGCGTGATCCAGTCGGGCGTCCACCGCTGCTGACACCGCGCCCCCGCCTCCCAGGTCGGCGAGCAGCCGCCCCGGGGTCGGGGCGCCATCCTCCAGCCTCAGGAAGAGCGCCGCCTGGTCGTCCGGGCCGGGCCGGACATGGAATTCGAGCCGCCCGGCCGAGGCCAGGGCGAAGGGCCGGGCGCCCGGTGCGGGCGAGAAGGTCAGCTTCAGGCCCTCCAGGGACAGCCGGGGTGGTCCGGACTTGGGCGCGACCAGGCTGGCGAGGAGCCTCTGGCCCTGGACCTCGACACCTCCGCCCTGGGGGCGCTGGAAGGTCAGGCCCTCCGGGGCCGCCGCCAGCCAGGACCGCGGCGCGTGCAGGAAGGCCTGGGTCTCAAGGCGGGGAATCCGGACCGAGGTCCCGCCGGTCGCGACCCGGAGGTCCGTAAGGTCAAGGTTCAAGCGGAAGGGGTAGCCGTACAGGCGCTTTGCCGACCACTCCACGGACACGCCTTGGGCGGCCAGCGACCGCACCCCGGCTTCCAGGCGCCGGTCGACCTCGCGGGCGGCGAGCCCCCAGGCGAGGCTCCAGCCGATCACGGCGATCCCGGCGATGACAAAGGGCCCCCAGAGGCCAAGGCGAAGGGGTTTGCGCGGGCCGGGCGGCTGGGGCATGGAGATGGGATCGGAAGGCGAGGGCATGCGGTCGGCGATGTCGGCGGGTTGTTGGGTGTTCGGTTACGGTTCGCTGATGTGGCGCCCGGGATTCGACTGGGTCGAGCGCCGTGCGGCCATACTACAGGGTCGGCGTCGCGCCTTCTGCATCTATTCCGTCCACCATCGCGGAACGCCTGAGCGGCCGGGCCTGGTGCTGGGTCTGACCCGGGGCGGCTCGGTGCGCGGGATCGCCTACCGGGTGCAGGAGGAACTCTGGCCCGAGGTGCGCGCCTACCTGCGCGAGCGCGAGCAGCCCACCGAGACCTACATCGAGGCCGAAGTGACCGTGCGGCTGGAGGCGGGGGCGCGGGTCTCCTGCCTGACCTTCCTGTCGGACACCGGCCACCCCCAGTGGGCCGGCAGCCTGTCTCCCGAGGTCCAAGCGGACCTGATCGCCGGGGGGCGTGGACTGTCCGGCCGCAACATCGACTACCTGGCGGACCTTGTGGCCCACCTCCGGGAGGCGGGAATCCGCGACCGGGGCATGGAGGCCCTCCTGTCCCGGGTCGAGGCGCTGGAGCGCGGCTAGAGGCCCTCGGCGAGCAGCCTGTCCGAGGCGGTCTCGATCCGCTCCTGCAGCAGGCGCATGAACTCCGCCCGCTTCAGGCCCGGTGGGATGGGCTCGAGGAACTCGTAGACGATCACGCCCGGACGCCGCAGGAAGCCATGCGCCGGCCAGTGGACGCCGGCGTTGGTGGCCACCGGATGCACGGGGACTTCCAGCTCGCGGTAGAGGCCCGCGACGCCGGGCTTGTAGTCCGGCGGGGCGCCGGGCGCCTTGCGGGTGCCCTCCGGAAAGATGACCAGCTGTCGGTCGCCCAGGCGGAACTGCTCCCGGGCGCGGCGGACCATGTCGCGCAGGGCGGTCGCCTGTCCCTGGCGATCGACGACGATCGACCCGATCTTCAGGGCGATCCACCCGAAGATCGGGATGATCAGGAGCTCTTTCTTGAAGACGAACAGAGAGCCCCGGAGCACCCCGAACTGGACGAAGACGTCCAACATGGTCTGGTGCTTGGGGGCGATCAGGCAGTCGCCCGTGGGTATATTCCCGACGCCCCGGATCTCGACTCGGATGCCGCAGATCACCCTGAGCAGCAGGTTCACCGACCGGCTCCAGAACCGCATTGCGGCCAGCATCCAGCTTCGCGGCGCGGCCAGCAAGGGGACCAGGGCGATCGCGTAGAGGACCGACCAGAGGTAGAAGACGACGGCGAAGAGGAAAGATCGGACAAAGATCAAGGGGTGGCCTTCCGGGGAGCGTCGCCGGCGGGTCCGAGGCGCCGGACCATCTCGCGACCGAGGACGGTCATGTACTTCGAGTACTCGCGGATCATCAACCGGGCGCCGGCCCGGCTGCGCCACCAGCGCCGGGCGTCGACCACTGGGGTGGCGGCGGCGTAGGGTTCCAGCCGGACGTCCGGCAGGGCGGACTTCAGCTCCAGCATGGCCCGGGGCATGTGGTAGTCCGCGGTCACGATGATCAGGCTGCGGAACCGCATGGCGCGGGCCCATTCCGCGGTCTCGCGGGCATTGCCGAGCGTGTTGGCTGCGGTGAAGCCGAGGTCGACGCAGCAGTCATAGAGCCGCCGCGCCGCCTTGCTGACCAGCCGGATGTCCTCACGGCTGGCCTCGCGGTTCACGCCCGAGACCAGGAGCCGGCGAGCGAGTCCCGCCTCGAGCACCGCCATCCCGCGGTCCAGCCGGGCGTTGGAGCCCGCCCCCGTCAGGACCACCACCCCGTCTGCAGGTGCGGGCAGGGGCGCCGGGGTCAGCCGGCTGACCCGGTCGGCGAAGGCGAACAGGCCCGCCGCCCAGATCAGGAACGCCACGAGAAGGGCGGAAAGGGTCCTCACGGCTCCAGCTCCTGGACCCGGCGGGCGGCGGTGGCGAAGGCGCTGACCAGGGCGACCAGCAGGGCGCCGGCCATGAGGGCTGCGAGGAGTCCCGCCTGGGCCGCCAGCCCGCCCGCTTCCGCCCCCGCGCCCGAGAAGGCCGCCGGCCTGGCGATGGCGGCGGCGACAAGGCCTCCCGCCAGCACGCCCACGGCGAGGTCGATCGCGACGGCGCCGCCGATCGGCGCCAAGCAGGAGAGCGGCGAGGCGCCCATCCGGATCCGGGCCCTGACGCCAGCCTCGCGCCGGCTCGCCTCGAAGCCCGCCGCAAGGACGCCGGCCGCCGCGAGCCCCGCCGCACAGAGCATCAGGGCGCCGATCAGGGGTGCGGCCAACCGGCTCCGCAACTCCTGCGCGGAACGGCGCCAGCCCTGGTGGTCGTCGACGACAGCGTCGATCCCGGCGGTGTTGAGGGCGTTTGCAAGGTCCTGCCGGCGGGCGGGCTGGCGCGGGTCCAGGTCGACAGCGATCAGCCGGGGCAGGGTCGCCAGGTCGGGTCCGCGGGCGCCGGCGGTCCAGGGGGCGAGAAGAGCCCCGACGCGCACGCGGTCCAGGGCTCGCGCCTCAGCCACGCCTGGCGTTCCGGCCAGCACCTCGGCGGCGCGGGCGGCGTCGGCGTCGGCGCCAGGGGCTGGGCGGAGGGCCACGGTCATCTCGCCGGCCAGGCGGGTCCGCCAGCCCTCGGTCCGATCCAGGGCGGCGTGTCCGGCAAGGCCGGCGAGGCCCGCCAGGGCGGTGAAGGCGGCGGCGAGGACCACTGTGGCCAGGCGGGGAGCGAGCCGACGCCTCATGCCCCAACCTCCCCGCGGGCTTCCGGGAGAGGGCGCCCGCGCACCAGCTCCATCCGGCGGGGCGCCGGCGCGAGGTTGGGATTGCGGCTGGCCAGGACCAGGGTCGCACCCTGGCGGTTCAGCTGCAGCAGAAGGCGAAGGACCCGCCGGGCCGCCTCGGGGCCCATCCAGCCGACGGGCTCGTCCGCCAGGATGATCTCGGGCCGGCCCGCCACGGCCCGCGCCACGGCCAGCCTTTGCTGCTCGTCATGGTCAAGGTCGCGGGGCAGGGCGTCCGCCCGGCTCCCCAGGCCCATCCAGTCCAGGAGTTCACGGGCGTCCCGGCGACGGGTCTCGGGCCTGACGCCGGCGATCTGCATGGGCAGGGCGGCGTTCTCCGCCACGGTCATGTCCTCGATGAGGTCCAGGTCCTGGAAGACCAGGCCCATCCTGCGCCGGAGGCGCGCCCGGCCTGCGCCGGTCAGCCGCCAGGGATTGAGGCCCAGCACCTCCACCCGTCCCGTCGCCGGCCTGAGGGTCAGCCCGGCCAGTCCCATAAGCAGGCTCTTGCCGGCGCCCGCCTCGCCGTGGACCAGCAGGAAGTCGCCCGGCGCAAGGTCAAGGTCCACGCCCTCCAGGCCCGGGACGCCGGCGCGCCGGGGCGCAGCCGCCCCGGCGAGGCGCAGGGCGGAGGCGGGGTTCGGGGCAAGGGGCGCGGCGTTCGGCAAGGCGGTCCCGGGAGGTTTGGCCGTCACCCTAGCACAGGGCGCGGGCGCCCTGCAGCCCAGGAGGCCGCAGCTGTGGAAGAGCGGTCGGGAGGGCTCGGCGGGCGGGCTGTGATCTGTTAACCTTGAAGGTGTATCCCTGTCCCTGGTGTCCCGGAACGGGGCGAAAGACGACGGCCCCGCGCGCTGAACCATGATCCTGACCTGCCCCAGATGCGCCGCCCGCTACGCCGTGGACTCCGACCAGATCCGGTCCGGCGGCCGCACGGTCCGGTGCGTCTCCTGCGGGAACAAGTGGAAGGCCCGTCCCGAGGACGGCGAGCCCGAACCCTGGGAAGCGCCGCGCGCGGCTCCCGCCCCCAAGGCGTCGCCGGAACCGCCGCCCGAATCCCCTCCGACCGAGCCCGAGCCGCCTCTGGCCGAGGAAGCCTTCCCGAACGTTGACCCGGTGATCCCGGCCCTCACCGCGACGCGGAAGCCGCCGCGGCGGACAGGGCCCCCTGCACCCCTGGTCTGGGCGGGGCTCGCTGCGATCCTGGCCCTGATCGCCCTGTGTCTCGCCCTGTTCCGGAACGAGGTGGTCCGCCTCTGGCCAAAGACCGCCGCCCTCTATGCTGCGGCGGGCATGTCCGTGAACGGGGTCGGCCTGCTGATCGAGAACGTCCGCCTGGCGCCGGCGGTCCAGAACGGCCAGGCCGTCCTGGGCGTCTCTGGCCGGATCCGCAACGAGCGCGACAATCCAACCCCCGCCGCGCCCCTCCAGGTGACCCTGTACGACGCGAGTGGGACGGAGCTGGCCCGGCTGGTCGCCAAGCCGGTCGACGCCATCCCGCCGCTGGAGAGCCGTTACTTCTCGGTCCTGGTCCGGAACCCGCCCCCCGGAGTCGCCGGAGTGGCGCTGGCCTTTGTCTCCCACCCGTCGGAACACAAGGCTGAGGCCGGGAAGGCCCAGGGTCCCGCACCCGCAGGGGCGCATGAAGCCCCGGCGTCCCACACTCCCGCCGCCCCGGCGGCGCAGGGTCCTTCGCCCAAGGCGCCCGCGGCTGGGGCGCCCGCGGCTGGGGCGCCCGCGCCTGAAGAGACCCAGGTTGCGCCTGCCGCCGCCGCCGTTGCTCACACCCCCGCCGCCCCGGCCCATGACTGAGGCGGCCGGGCCTGAGCGCCTGATTTCGGAAACCGAAGTCGCCCGCGCGGTCAACGACCTCGCCGACCGCCTGGCGCCCCGCCTCTCCCCGGACGCCGTGGTGGTCTGCCTCCTGACCGGCGGCCTGTGGTTCGCCGCCGACCTGACCCGGGCCCTCGCCGTCCGGGGCCGTCCCCTCGCCTTCGACGCTCTCTGGCTGACCGCCTATGGGGACAAGACCCGGCATTCGGGGATCACGACGGTCCTTGCGGGCCTCCGGCGTCCGGTCCTGGGCCGGCAGGTCCTGATCGTCGATGACGTCCTGGAGTCCGGCCTCTCCCTGGAGGCGGCCCGGCGCCTGGTCCAGGCGGCCGGCGCATCAGAGGTCCTTACCGCCGTCTTCGCCCTCAAGCCGGCTCCGACGCCCGGCCGCCGCCCGCCGGACGACTTCGCCTGGACGGCCCCGGACCGGTTCCTGGTCGGCTATGGCATGGATGCGGCGGGCGCCCACCGGACCCTGCCCTGGATCGGCGCCCTGCCTCAGGCCTGATCGAGCCAGGGCGGCCGGGTCTCGCGGGCCAGCATGTCGTCGTAGGTCGGCCGCGGGCGGACCACCGCCCATTCCGCACCCCGCACCAGGACTTCCGGAACCAGGAGCCGGCTGTTGTACTCGCTGGACATGGAGGCCCCGTAGGCTCCGGCGCTCATGAAGGCCACCAGGTCCCCGGCCTCGAGGGGCGGCAGTTCGCGGTCCCGGGTGAAGGTGTCGCCGGTCTCGCAGACCGGGCCGACCACGTCCGCGATGGCGGTCGGGCCGGACCTCGGCCGGACGGGCCGCAGGTCGTGGTAGGCGTCGTACATGGCCGGCCGGATCAGGTCGTTCATCGCCGCATCCAGCACCACGAACCGGCGTCCCTCGGGCCGGAGGTGGATGTGCAGGACCTCGGCCAGAAGGATCCCCGCGTTGGCGGCGATCACCCGGCCCGGCTCGAAGGCGAGGCCGACGTCCAGTCCCTTGGTCACCCGGGCGACCATCTCGGCGTAGTCGGCCGGAGAGGGGGGTTCCGGTTGGTTGAAGTAGGGCACGCCCAGGCCGCCCCCGAGGTCGAGCCGCCGCACCTCCAGGCCCCGGGCGCGAAGGCGCTCGACCAGCTCGCGCATGCGGCGGAAGGCGGCCTCCATGGGCTCCAGGGCGGTGATCTGGCTGCCGATGTGGCAGGTCAGGCCGACCGGCCGAAGCCAGGGGTCGGCGGCGGCCTCGGCGTACAGCCTCTCGGCCTCGGAGAAGGACACGCCGAACTTGTTGTCCGCCCCGCCCGTGGCGATCTTGGCGTGACCGCCCGCCGTGACGTCTGGGTTCACCCGGAAGGCGATCCGGGCCGGCTGGCCCAGCCCGCCGGCCACCCGGGCGATCAGCCGCATCTCGGGCTCGGACTCGACGTTGATCTCGGAAATGCCGGACTGCAGGGCGAAGGCGATCTCGCCCGCCTGCTTCCCCACCCCGGAAAAGACGATCCGCGAGGCGGGAACACCGGCCGCCAGGGCCCGGCGGATCTCGCCCTCCGAGACCGTGTCCGCCCCGGCGCCGAGACGCGCCAGGGTGGCCAGGACCGACAGGTTGGGATTGGCCTTCACGGCGTAGGCGACCAGGGGCGCGCCCCCATCCTCCCCCTTCAGGCCCGCCTCGCGGAGGGCCGAGGCCAGGACGTTGAAGTGCCGCTCCAGGGTGGCCGAGGAGTAGACATAGACGGGCGTGCCGACAGCCTTGGCGATCTGAGAGAGGGGAACCGCCTCGCAGTGAAGCTCGCCGTCGCGAAGCTCGAAATGGTTCATTGCGGGCGCGGTTCCGCCGCCTTGGCTGGCGGGGCGGCAAGGGGCGGCAGGGGCTCGGCGTTCCGGTCCCGCGGGTCGGCGGTGTGCAGGGTCTGGCCCGGCTCGGAACCGGCGTCGATGTCCCGGGCCTCGCCGGGGCGGGCCTCGGGGCGCTCCAGACGGCCCAGCTTTCCGCAGGCCGAGACTGCAGGCAGGGCCAGCAAAAGGCCAGAAATCAGCAGGATCCGGGCTCTCATGACAGTCTCTCCCGCCAGAGGGCGGCCTGCCGGCGCACCTGGTCGGGCGCCGTGCCGCCGAAACTGGTCCGGCTGGCGGCCGAGGCGGCGGGCGTCAGGACGTCGTAGACCGCCGGGGTGATCCCCGGGCTCAGCGCCTGCAACTCGGCCAGGGGCAGGCCGGGCAGGTCGACGCCCAGGGCCTCGGCCCGCTTCACGGCGGCGCCCGTCACGTGGTGGGCGTCCCGGAAGGGCATGTCGAGGGTCCGGACCAGCCAGTCGGCCAGATCCGTGGCCGTGGAGAAACCGGCGCCTGCGGCGGCGGCCATCCGCTCGGCGACGGGCTCCAGGTCCAGGACCATGCCGGTCATGGCCGCCAGGGACAGCTCCAGGGCGTCGAAGGCCTCGAAGGTCGGGACCTTGTCCTCCTGCATGTCCTTGGAATAGGCGAGCGGCAGCCCCTTCATCACCAGGGTCAGCTGGGTGAAGGATCCCATCAGCCGCCCGACCTTGGCGCGCACCAGCTCGGCGGCGTCGGGATTGCGCTTCTGCGGCATGATGGACGAGCCGGTGGAGAAGGCGTCCGACAGGCGCACGAAGCCGAACTGGGGCGTGGTCCAGATCACCAGCTCCTCGGCAAGGCGCGAGAGGTGGACGCCGCACAGGGTCGCCGCCGCCAGGGCTTCGA
The sequence above is a segment of the Phenylobacterium parvum genome. Coding sequences within it:
- a CDS encoding ATP-binding cassette domain-containing protein; translated protein: MPNAAPLAPNPASALRLAGAAAPRRAGVPGLEGVDLDLAPGDFLLVHGEAGAGKSLLMGLAGLTLRPATGRVEVLGLNPWRLTGAGRARLRRRMGLVFQDLDLIEDMTVAENAALPMQIAGVRPETRRRDARELLDWMGLGSRADALPRDLDHDEQQRLAVARAVAGRPEIILADEPVGWMGPEAARRVLRLLLQLNRQGATLVLASRNPNLAPAPRRMELVRGRPLPEARGEVGA
- a CDS encoding lysophospholipid acyltransferase family protein; translated protein: MIFVRSFLFAVVFYLWSVLYAIALVPLLAAPRSWMLAAMRFWSRSVNLLLRVICGIRVEIRGVGNIPTGDCLIAPKHQTMLDVFVQFGVLRGSLFVFKKELLIIPIFGWIALKIGSIVVDRQGQATALRDMVRRAREQFRLGDRQLVIFPEGTRKAPGAPPDYKPGVAGLYRELEVPVHPVATNAGVHWPAHGFLRRPGVIVYEFLEPIPPGLKRAEFMRLLQERIETASDRLLAEGL
- a CDS encoding DUF3426 domain-containing protein, yielding MILTCPRCAARYAVDSDQIRSGGRTVRCVSCGNKWKARPEDGEPEPWEAPRAAPAPKASPEPPPESPPTEPEPPLAEEAFPNVDPVIPALTATRKPPRRTGPPAPLVWAGLAAILALIALCLALFRNEVVRLWPKTAALYAAAGMSVNGVGLLIENVRLAPAVQNGQAVLGVSGRIRNERDNPTPAAPLQVTLYDASGTELARLVAKPVDAIPPLESRYFSVLVRNPPPGVAGVALAFVSHPSEHKAEAGKAQGPAPAGAHEAPASHTPAAPAAQGPSPKAPAAGAPAAGAPAPEETQVAPAAAAVAHTPAAPAHD
- a CDS encoding YdcF family protein — its product is MRTLSALLVAFLIWAAGLFAFADRVSRLTPAPLPAPADGVVVLTGAGSNARLDRGMAVLEAGLARRLLVSGVNREASREDIRLVSKAARRLYDCCVDLGFTAANTLGNARETAEWARAMRFRSLIIVTADYHMPRAMLELKSALPDVRLEPYAAATPVVDARRWWRSRAGARLMIREYSKYMTVLGREMVRRLGPAGDAPRKATP
- a CDS encoding gamma-glutamylcyclotransferase — protein: MRSAMSAGCWVFGYGSLMWRPGFDWVERRAAILQGRRRAFCIYSVHHRGTPERPGLVLGLTRGGSVRGIAYRVQEELWPEVRAYLREREQPTETYIEAEVTVRLEAGARVSCLTFLSDTGHPQWAGSLSPEVQADLIAGGRGLSGRNIDYLADLVAHLREAGIRDRGMEALLSRVEALERG
- a CDS encoding DUF2125 domain-containing protein, yielding MPSPSDPISMPQPPGPRKPLRLGLWGPFVIAGIAVIGWSLAWGLAAREVDRRLEAGVRSLAAQGVSVEWSAKRLYGYPFRLNLDLTDLRVATGGTSVRIPRLETQAFLHAPRSWLAAAPEGLTFQRPQGGGVEVQGQRLLASLVAPKSGPPRLSLEGLKLTFSPAPGARPFALASAGRLEFHVRPGPDDQAALFLRLEDGAPTPGRLLADLGGGGAVSAAVDARLDHASALRGAGTAPALAAWGAKGGRLELREAGVTAGPARLSLASPGLKAGPEGRLEGRLSVTAAKAPSLLVTLARHGVLSPVEAAGGMAAVLMGKSGGDDVRLDLDLFGGQVRLAG
- the lysA gene encoding diaminopimelate decarboxylase, producing the protein MNHFELRDGELHCEAVPLSQIAKAVGTPVYVYSSATLERHFNVLASALREAGLKGEDGGAPLVAYAVKANPNLSVLATLARLGAGADTVSEGEIRRALAAGVPASRIVFSGVGKQAGEIAFALQSGISEINVESEPEMRLIARVAGGLGQPARIAFRVNPDVTAGGHAKIATGGADNKFGVSFSEAERLYAEAAADPWLRPVGLTCHIGSQITALEPMEAAFRRMRELVERLRARGLEVRRLDLGGGLGVPYFNQPEPPSPADYAEMVARVTKGLDVGLAFEPGRVIAANAGILLAEVLHIHLRPEGRRFVVLDAAMNDLIRPAMYDAYHDLRPVRPRSGPTAIADVVGPVCETGDTFTRDRELPPLEAGDLVAFMSAGAYGASMSSEYNSRLLVPEVLVRGAEWAVVRPRPTYDDMLARETRPPWLDQA
- a CDS encoding phosphoribosyltransferase, with product MTEAAGPERLISETEVARAVNDLADRLAPRLSPDAVVVCLLTGGLWFAADLTRALAVRGRPLAFDALWLTAYGDKTRHSGITTVLAGLRRPVLGRQVLIVDDVLESGLSLEAARRLVQAAGASEVLTAVFALKPAPTPGRRPPDDFAWTAPDRFLVGYGMDAAGAHRTLPWIGALPQA